Part of the Bacteroidia bacterium genome, TGATGATAAATAATAAACACTTTCTCATCTGGAAAAGCCGTTTTAGGTTTCTGTAAAGTAAGTAGAGTATCTAGTTGAATATAATCCCAATATCCAAGATAGTCCGCATACAGCAAACCTTCCAAGTAACTATTGAGGTCTTGACCTGCGGCAGCATATTTTTCACTTAATGCTTCTATTTTCTGAAGGATTTGAGGGGCTAACATACTTACAAATATCCTAAAAATTCGGTTATACAAAATGCTTCTATTTTGTAATTTTTTAATCTCAAAGATGAAAAGGCTAAAAACAAAAAAGCAAAGGAGCTCAAGCCTTAGGGGCAACCCCACGTCTTTGCTCTTGTTTTTTCAATACAAAAATCTAACTTACTGCCTACATCAATTGTCCAAAATAGTGCATGAACGGTCAAATTTGCCACATGAGCGGTTGAAATTTGACATGAACCGCTTTTTTATTTCAATTTGAAAAATTGGTGGTCATAACTCGGGCAAAATAGGTTCGGCTTCTAATAATTTCACCTTTTTTGCCATTGACTTCTACTCCTTCAAAATATTCTTGGTTGTCCCCTATTCCATTAGTAGCTTTTTGAGTGCTACGATAGTGAATTCCTATAGTATCATTTTGTCTAATAATCCAACCTTTGAAAATAGCTGAATGCCCTGTTTTACCTCTCCAAAACTGCACAAAGTCGCCTGGCTTAGCTTTATGAAAAGGGACTTCTTGCCCTAAGCCTAAATGCATAAGTGCAACAATCGCCTGCTTTTCTGCACTTTCAGGAGTAGCTCCGTACCATTCTTGCTGAAACTTTTTAATCTGAGGAATTGTCTTATCTTCTATCAACTTATGTTTTTGAAAAACCTTCATCACTACGGCAAACGTGAAACCGCTGCAATATGTAGTATTTGTAGTACTCTTAGCAAGTATGAGCTGATTTTTGTGAAATATATTGTCAGGACAGCCTGTACCTGTCCATCTATATCCTCCACCATCAGTATATTGATGTGCAATTTGTAAAACTTCTGCATTGTAGTCTACTTGGCAGAAAGCAAGATGTAAGTACACTATTCCAGCACAAATAAAATTAAGTTTCATACAGTCAAGCAATTTTATCAATTTTTAAGCATAAGTCATAAGCTAATCACAAAAGTTAGCAATTGATTGATAAAGCCCTGTAATATGTCAAAAATATTTAAGTAAGCAAAAGAAAATTTAGTATTATTGAGGCTCAAAACATGTATTCTATGAAATTCAGAAATCAAAACACTTATATCAGCCCTAGCGCTATTATAGGTAAAAATGTAAAAATCGGCGATAATACATACATATATGACAATGTAGTGATTGGCGATAATTGCATCATTGCCGACAACTGTGTTATTGGAGAACCTCTTCATAACTATTACACTGAACCTCACACTTATCAAAATCCACGAACTATTATAGGTAGTAATGCATTGATTCGCAGCTTCACTATTATTTATGCTGCTTGTGAAATCGGGGATAATTTTACTACGGGGCATAGAGCTACCATCAGAGAATATACTAAAATGGGAAATAACTGTTCCGTAGGTACAAATACGGACATTCAAGGATATAGCACTTTTGGAGATTATTGCCGATTGCATAGTCAAGTATTTGTTGCGCAGCATAGTGAGTTTGGGAATTTTGTTTTTATATATCCGAATGTAATCATCACTGATGACCCCCATCCCCCTTCAAATATTTCCAAAGGGGTAATTGCCAAAGA contains:
- a CDS encoding N-acetyltransferase, producing MKFRNQNTYISPSAIIGKNVKIGDNTYIYDNVVIGDNCIIADNCVIGEPLHNYYTEPHTYQNPRTIIGSNALIRSFTIIYAACEIGDNFTTGHRATIREYTKMGNNCSVGTNTDIQGYSTFGDYCRLHSQVFVAQHSEFGNFVFIYPNVIITDDPHPPSNISKGVIAKDYAQIGAGSLILSGVTLGEGCLVGAQSFVHKDVEPYTLVAGNPAKFIKDVREIRSKLTGKPHYPWMYHFERNMPWAGIGYEAWLQKQKSEKKP